A genomic region of Ovis aries strain OAR_USU_Benz2616 breed Rambouillet chromosome 20, ARS-UI_Ramb_v3.0, whole genome shotgun sequence contains the following coding sequences:
- the MDC1 gene encoding mediator of DNA damage checkpoint protein 1 isoform X6 — MEVSHFPCLHFPFKIMEDTQILNWEVEEEEEVAESPNESLGYSLEPLAQLHIFSSSYGPEKDFPLYLGKNMIGRMPDCSVALPFSSISKQHAVIEISAWDKAPVLRDCGSLNGTQILRPPKVLSPGVSHRLRDRELILFADLPCQYHRLDVPRPFVSRGPLSVEETPRVQGGTQPSRLLLAEDSEEEVDSLLDKCVVKGPRTSSSATVVPESDEEGPSPAPDGPGPPSAFNLNSDTDEEESQESGAGEASSAARRGTAAETEQPEPVTAEIQIEKDQCSVKERNGDTEIERDVRNGVVPTGVILERSQPSGEDSDTDVSDESGPRRRLVGVRPKRAWSCNFIDSDTDGEDEGIPATPAVVPMKERQIFHEAGTQSPQAPGVARWQGSPADGDTDIEEGEAPPDRSQASVVIDSNTDDEEEVSAALTLACLRESQAGKWNRDPDAEETRAQPVALLERSQASAGGDSDTDVEEEGLPVERRGMVPKGYMDREYSKKSQHLPRDSDTEGKEDESSPGVHLERSQASAQVEDEVPLGPAVALPEKRQVQGIVWPHHTDAEAEGDPAQLPVLRLEEARPPLAGDCELDSENTSAVRKSQLPAEKDAGTTWAAAVPEQDRALAIGTQDSEDLDLPATQCFVDRKNQSLEAAPSMEDEPTQAFLFPLPQEPGPSCCSSQATGSLDESWEALATQPFCPRESEASETQTVVTLLDTHASWPSPSRTAQQEQHPESPVHAEPLGMEGREMQTVEKEMGTPRETAERVIPEGGPPQEETKKLPSEGEREDVTGEEELIGGIQGREKNQVFPRDTQSQESDKKVKSASTGRGMEIVKVEIETPKETQEKEREKQTLAGEIFESEAGKLVIERESEADGLEVKEPQELLDRSPQMGETEAGDQDQKGQASGLPSEPGAGAGDLQGLASDPVAFGSQAGGGRGAPGSPRRQQRGDLNCEMPPAQKASRGDQESPDACLPPAAPEASAALPNSLISQIQKHPAPQSLLFPSLAPLELPIPRTRQNETQEAPETPFSSELNSVHPEPKVRLQASSPVSSLPLEPHPTTPTGQPIALEPISGVSRSRTCSSFDVTASSVVPTAVALQPSTSTDKPVTPKPTLRAPRGRAQRSSVKTPVPSVTTDQPVAPELTAMATRGRVQRSSVKIPKPDNPTTPKPQPSTSTDQPVIPKPTSRAPRGRTPRSSAKTPEPAVPTASELQPAAPKDQPVAPELTSRATRGRTQRSIKTSKPDMPTTPEPQPSTSTDQPVTPKPTSRAPRGRTPRSSAKTPEPVVSTASELQPSALTDEPVTPELTSRATRGRAQRSSVKTPDPVTTTTPELQPSTSTDQLVTPKRTSRAPRGRTRRLSAKTPEPVVPTASELQPSAPADQPVGPWATQCRRHRSSVKTPEPVVPTVPEPQPSTSKDQSVTPEPTSQATESQTHRSSIKTSQPTEPTAPDLKPSSPTDQLVTPKVIAQGGPSRTGRASTASAVLVPTTPEFQSPVPSEQPLPPDPIPEVNCSRRLRATRKHGSPTAHVHEPCTVPPEPNSHSSRNQRHGAVKAAKPLSTIPEPAFAQLPEAPPHTPQVPKEEAADGSGFTPEPQPRASQNHKRPSATAHSPPLQKRLQRGRVPQKAASLKEEEENPVARPRKEEGVVIPGPGKRKREQTEEESQGRPSRSLRRTKPMQESTAPKVLFTGVVDARGERTVLALGGSLASSVAEASHLVTDRIRRTVKFLCALGRGIPILSLAWLHESRKAGCFLPPDEYLVTDPEQEKNFGFSLREALSRAQERRLLEGYEIHVTPGVQPPPPQMGEIISCCGGAILPSMPRSYKPQRFVITCSQDFPRCAVPYRVGLPILSPEFLLTGVLKQEVKPEAFAFSTVEMSST, encoded by the exons ATGGAGGTGTCCCACTTTCCTTGTCTACATTTTCCCTTTAAG ATCATGGAAGACACCCAGATTTTAAACTGGGAAgttgaagaagaggaggaggttgCAGAGAGCCCCAATGAATCTCTGGGGTATAGCTTGGAGCCCCTAGCACAGCTGCATATCTTCAGTAGTTCCTATGGACCAGAAAAAG ACTTCCCACTCTACCTTGGAAAGAACATGATAGGCCGAATGCCTGATTGCTCTGTGGCCCTGCCCTTTTCATCAATATCCAAACAACATGCAGTGATTGAAATCTCTGCCTGGGACAAGGCGCCTGTCCTTCGGGATTGCGGGAGCCTCAATGGCACTCAAATCCTGCGGCCTCCTAAGGTCCTGAGCCCTGGGGTGAGTCATCGTTTGCGGGACCGGGAGTTGATTCTCTTTGCTGACTTGCCCTGCCAGTACCATCGCTTGGATGTCCCCCGGCCTTTTGTCTCCCGGGGCCCTCTAAGTGTAGAGGAGACACCCAGGGTACAGGGAGGAACTCAACCCTCCAGGCTTCTGTTGGCTGAGGACTCAGAGGAAGAAGTAG ATTCCCTTTTGGACAAGTGTGTGGTGAAAGGACCAAGGACCTCCTCTTCGGCAACAGTCGTTCCAGAGAG TGATGAAGAAGGGCCTTCCCCTGCCCCAGATGGGCCCGGGCCACCTTCTGCCTTCAACTTGAACAGCGACACGGATGAGGAAGAAAGTCAGGAATCAGGAGCAGGGGAGGCCTCTTCAGCTGCCAGAAGAGGTACCGCTGCAGAGACGGAACAGCCTGAACCTGTCACAGCCGAGATCCAGATTGAGAAGGATCAGTGTTCCGTGAAGGAGAGGAACGGGGACACAGAAATCGAGAGGGATGTGAGGAATGGGGTGGTTCCGACTGGAGTGATTCTGGAGAGGAGCCAGCCTTCTGGGGAGGACAGTGACACAGATGTGAGTGATGAGAGTGGGCCTCGAAGAAGGCTTGTTGGGGTCCGTCCGAAAAGGGCCTGGTCTTGTAACTTCATAGACAGTGATACCGATGGAGAGGACGAGGGGATCCCTGCTACCCCAGCAGTGGTTCCCATGAAGGAGAGGCAGATCTTCCACGAAGCTGGTACACAGAGCCCCCAGGCACCTGGTGTGGCACGTTGGCAGGGGAGCCCAGCTGATGGTGATACAGATATAGAGGAGGGGGAGGCCCCCCCAGACAGAAGCCAAGCCTCCGTGGTGATCGACAGCAATACAGACGATGAGGAAGAAGTCTCAGCAGCACTGACACTGGCATGTCTAAGAGAGAGCCAGGCTGGTAAGTGGAACCGAGATCCAGATGCAGAAGAGACCAGGGCCCAACCCGTGGCCCTTCTGGAGCGAAGCCAGGCCTCTGCTGGGGGAGACAGTGACACAGATGTGGAGGAAGAGGGGCTCCCAGTGGAAAGGAGGGGAATGGTTCCCAAGGGTTACATGGACAGGGAATATTCAAAAAAGAGCCAGCACCTTCCCAGGGACAGTGATACAGAGGGGAAGGAAGATGAGAGCTCACCGGGGGTCCACCTGGAGAGAAGCCAGGCCTCTGCACAAGTGGAGGATGAGGTCCCACTGGGGCCAGCTGTTGCACTTCCGGAGAAGCGTCAGGTACAAGGCATAGTGTGGCCACATCACACCGATGCGGAGGCAGAAGGGGACCCGGCACAGCTCCCCGTGCTGCGTCTAGAGGAAGCCCGGCCTCCTCTAGCTGGGGACTGTGAACTGGATTCGGAGAACACATCTGCTGTCAGAAAGAGCCAGCTTCCGGCGGAAAAAGATGCTGGGACCACGTGGGCTGCAGCCGTTCCTGAACAGGACAGAGCACTTGCCATCGGGACCCAGG ATTCTGAAGATCTGGACCTACCAGCTACCCAGTGCTTTGTAGACAGAAAGAATCAGAGCCTGGAAG CAGCCCCCAGCATGGAGGATGAGCCCACCCAGgccttcctgtttcctctgccccaAGAGCCTGGCCCTTCCtgttgcagctcccaggccacAG GTTCCTTGGATGAGTCATGGGAGGCGTTGGCGACACAGCCATTCTGTCCGAGAGAATCTGAGGCCTCCGAGACCCAAACCGTTGTCACCCTCCTTGACACCCATGCATCTTGGCCCTCTCCATCTAGGACAGCACAGCAAGAGCAACATCCAGAGAGCCCAGTCCATGCAGAGCCACTGGGGATGGAAGGCAGAGAGATGCAGactgtggagaaagaaatgggtaCCCCAAGAGAAACAGCAGAGAGGGTGATCCCTGAGGGAGGGCCACCGCAGGAGGAAACCAAGAAACTGCCctcagaaggagagagggaagatgtGACGGGAGAGGAAGAATTAATCGGGGGGATACAgggcagagaaaaaaatcaggtgTTTCCTAGAGATACTCAGAGCCAAGAATCtgacaaaaaagtgaaaagtgcaagtacTGGAAGGGGAATGGAGATTGTAAAGGTAGAAATTGAGACACccaaggaaacacaagagaaagagagagaaaagcagactCTCGCAGGGGAAATATTTGAGAGTGAAGCAGGGAAACTGGtaatagagagagagagcgaggCAGATGGGTTAGAAGTCAAGGAACCCCAAGAGCTACTGGACAGAAGCCCACAGATGGGGGAGACAGAGGCGGGGGACCAGGACCAGAAAGGCCAAGCCTCTGGTCTGCCATCAGAGCCTGGAGCAGGGGCAGGAGACCTTCAGGGACTTGCTTCAGACCCAGTAGCTTTTGGGAGCCAGGCAGGTGGAGGAAGGGGAGCCCCAGGGAGCCCCAGGAGGCAGCAGAGAG GTGACTTGAATTGCGAGATGCCACCTGCTCAGAAGGCTTCCAGG GGTGATCAGGAATCCCCAGATGCTTGTCTGCCTCCTGCAGCGCCTGAAGCCTCAGCCGCACTCCCAAATTCCCTCATCTCTCAGATCCAAAAACATCCCGCACCTCAGTCCCTCCTTTTTCCCTCTCTAGCTCCTTTAGAACTGCCTATTCCCAGGACCAGACAAAATGAGACTCAGGAAGCTCCAGAGACTCCCTTCTCCTCAGAGCTGAACTCTGTCCACCCAGAACCCAAAGTCAGGCTCCAGGCATCCTCTCCAGTTTCTTCTCTACCCCTTGAGCCCCACCCTACCACCCCCACAGGCCAGCCTATTGCCCTTGAACCCATATCTGGGGTCTCTCGGAGTAGGACATGTAGTTCCTTTGATGTAACTGCCTCATCAGTTGTCCCCACAGCCGTTGCACTGCAGCCATCCACCTCCACAGACAAGCCTGTCACCCCTAAGCCCACACTTCGGGCCCCTCGGGGCAGGGCACAGAGGTCTTCTGTCAAAACCCCTGTACCCAGTGTCACCACAGACCAGCCTGTTGCCCCTGAGCTCACAGCTATGGCAACTCGGGGCAGGGTACAGAGGTCTTCTGTCAAGATTCCCAAACCAGATAACCCCACAACACCCAAGCCCCAGCCTTCCACTTCTACAGACCAGCCTGTCATCCCCAAACCCACATCTCGGGCCCCTCGGGGCAGGACACCTAGGTCTTCTGCCAAGACTCCTGAACCAGCTGTCCCCACAGCCTCTGAGCTCCAGCCTGCTGCCCCTAAAGACCAGCCTGTTGCTCCTGAGCTCACATCTAGAGCCACTCGGGGCAGGACACAGAGGTCTATCAAGACTTCCAAACCAGATATGCCCACAACTCCCGAGCCCCAGCCTTCCACTTCCACAGACCAGCCTGTCACCCCCAAACCCACGTCTCGGGCCCCTCGGGGCAGGACACCTAGGTCTTCCGCCAAGACTCCTGAACCAGTTGTCTCCACAGCCTCTGAGCTCCAGCCTTCTGCCCTCACAGATGAGCCTGTCACTCCTGAGCTCACATCTAGGGCTACTCGGGGCCGGGCACAGAGGTCCTCTGTCAAAACCCCTGATCCAGTTACCACCACAACACCTGAGCTCCAGCCTTCCACCTCCACAGACCAGCTTGTCACCCCCAAACGCACATCTCGGGCCCCTCGAGGCAGGACACGTAGGTTGTCTGCCAAGACTCCTGAACCAGTTGTTCCCACAGCCTCTGAGCTCCAGCCTTCTGCCCCTGCAGACCAGCCTGTTGGTCCTTGGGCCACTCAGTGTAGAAGACATAGGTCTTCTGTCAAGACCCCAGAACCAGTTGTCCCCACAGTCCCTGAACCTCAGCCTTCCACTTCTAAAGACCAGTCTgtcactcctgagcccacatctcaGGCCACTGAGAGCCAAACACATAGGTCCTCTATCAAGACATCCCAGCCAACGGAACCCACAGCCCCTGACCTCAAACCTTCCTCCCCCACAGACCAGCTTGTCACTCCCAAGGTCATAGCTCAGGGTGGTCCAAGCAGGACAGGAAGGGCTTCCACAGCAAGTGCTGTGCTGGTTCCTACTACCCCTGAATTCCAGTCTCCAGTCCCGTCAGAACAGCCTCTTCCCCCTGACCCCATCCCCGAAGTCAACTGCAGCAGGAGGCTGAGGGCCACTAGGAAACATGGGTCTCCCACAGCTCATGTTCATGAGCCCTGCACCGTACCCCCTGAACCTAACTCCCACTCTTCAAGGAACCAAAGACATGGGGCAGTGAAAGCAGCCAAGCCCCTTAGCACCATTCCTGAGCCTGCCTTTGCCCAGCTCCCCGAGGCACCGCCTCACACTCCCCAGGTGCCAAAGGAGGAGGCAGCAGATGGATCAGGCTTCACCCCAGAGCCCCAGCCTAGGGCCTCTCAAAACCACAAGAGGCCTTCAGCTACTGCACATTCACCTCCACTTCAAAAACGGCTCCAGAGAGGGAGAGTCCCTCAGAAGGCAGCATCCCttaaggaagaagaagaaaatccaGTAGCGAGGCCGAGGAAGGAAGAG GGTGTAGTGATTCCAGGTCCaggcaagagaaagagagagcagacAGAAGAGGAGTCCCAGGGAAGACCGAGCCGCAGCCTGCGACGGACCAAACCGATGCAGGAGTCCACGGCCCCCAAA GTGCTGTTCACCGGTGTGGTGGATGCTCGCGGAGAGAGGACGGTGCTGGCCTTGGGGGGCAGTTTGGCCAGCTCGGTGGCCGAGGCTTCTCACCTGGTGACTGATCGGATCCGCCGGACGGTCAAGTTTCTGTGTGCCCTGGGCCGGGGCATCCCCATCCTCTCCCTGGCCTGGCTGCATGAG TCCCGCAAGGCAGGCTGCTTCTTGCCCCCGGACGAATATTTGGTGACTGATCCTGAGCAGGAGAAGAACTTTGGCTTCAGCCTTCGGGAGGCCCTGAGCCGAGCTCAGGAGCGAAGGCTGCTGGAG GGCTATGAGATTCACGTGACCCCCGGAGTCCAGCCACCGCCACCTCAGATGGGAGAAATCATCAGCTGCTGTGGAGGCGCCATCCTGCCCAGCATGCCCCGGTCCTACAAG CCTCAGAGGTTCGTGATCACATGTTCCCAGGACTTTCCTCGATGTGCTGTTCCATATCGGGTTGGGCTGCCTATCCTCTCACCCGAATTCCTGCTGACGGGAGTACTGAAGCAGGAAGTCAAGCCAGAggcctttgccttctccactgtgGAAATGTCATCCACCTGA